The Watersipora subatra chromosome 1, tzWatSuba1.1, whole genome shotgun sequence genome has a window encoding:
- the LOC137399722 gene encoding retroviral integration site protein Fli-1 homolog isoform X2, whose protein sequence is MSLSPIPYQTHVTAMDALPLCDELRFFDDPYDKSDEAQQLHSADLSNSLTELKPVPTSPYSLNQEYTQAITGSNALLCGQDIQDNEACERTYYPPYVPDHHVAVHQQPCQPQAYVESRPNYEDAEYLESIGIEGYIRENNISFDENDTFRSLPSFASIARRTQQTQAPTEQPVSSVEMVDDSSNSPPASPASSSSDDSSTMESPPTRRGRSKGKLWEFVLNLLLDKETNPDIIKWEDRKNGVFRIVRSEEVAKLWGKRKSNPTMTYEKMSRAMRYYYRKSILERIDGRRLVYKFGATSRGWQL, encoded by the exons ATGTCACTCTCGCCGATTCCTTATCAG aCTCACGTTACAGCTATGGATGCTCTGCCTCTGTGTGACGAATTGAGGTTTTTTGATGACCCATATGATAAAAGTGATGAGGCACAGCAACTGCACTCTGCAGATTTGAGTAATTCTCTCACTGAACTGAAACCTGTACCAACAAGCCCTTATTCGCTGAATCAAGAATATACCCAGGCAATAACAGGCTCAAATGCACTTTTGTGTGGTCAAG ATATCCAAGACAATGAAGCTTGTGAGCGTACATATTACCCACCCTATGTCCCTGACCACCATGTTGCTGTACACCAGCAGCCGTGTCAGCCGCAGGCATACGTGGAGTCAAGGCCCAACTATGAAG ATGCTGAGTATCTTGAGTCGATCGGTATTGAAGGATATATACGGGAGAACAATATATCATTTGATGAAAATGACACGTTCCGATCTCTACCTTCGTTTGCATCAATAGCAAGGAGAACACAACAAACCCAGGCACCAACCGAACAACCAGTTTCCAGTGTTGAGATGGTTGATGACAGTTCCAACTCGCCTCCCGCATCGCCTGCGAGCTCCAGCtcggatgactcatcaactATGGAGAGTCCTCCCACTAGAA GAGGACGCTCGAAAGGAAAACTTTGGGAGTTTGTCTTAAATCTTCTCCTTGATAAAGAGACCAACCCTGATATTATCAAGTGGGAAGACCGCAAAAATGGTGTATTCCGCATAGTTCGCTCGGAAGAAGTGGCTAAGTTATGGGGAAAGCGAAAGTCCAACCCTACCATGACCTATGAGAAGATGTCCAGAGCTATGAG GTACTACTACCGCAAATCCATCCTTGAACGAATTGATGGCCGCCGCTTGGTTTACAAGTTCGGAGCTACTTCGCGAGGATGGCAGTTGTAG
- the LOC137399722 gene encoding retroviral integration site protein Fli-1 homolog isoform X1, whose translation MSLSPIPYQTHVTAMDALPLCDELRFFDDPYDKSDEAQQLHSADLSNSLTELKPVPTSPYSLNQEYTQAITGSNALLCGQVDIQDNEACERTYYPPYVPDHHVAVHQQPCQPQAYVESRPNYEDAEYLESIGIEGYIRENNISFDENDTFRSLPSFASIARRTQQTQAPTEQPVSSVEMVDDSSNSPPASPASSSSDDSSTMESPPTRRGRSKGKLWEFVLNLLLDKETNPDIIKWEDRKNGVFRIVRSEEVAKLWGKRKSNPTMTYEKMSRAMRYYYRKSILERIDGRRLVYKFGATSRGWQL comes from the exons ATGTCACTCTCGCCGATTCCTTATCAG aCTCACGTTACAGCTATGGATGCTCTGCCTCTGTGTGACGAATTGAGGTTTTTTGATGACCCATATGATAAAAGTGATGAGGCACAGCAACTGCACTCTGCAGATTTGAGTAATTCTCTCACTGAACTGAAACCTGTACCAACAAGCCCTTATTCGCTGAATCAAGAATATACCCAGGCAATAACAGGCTCAAATGCACTTTTGTGTGGTCAAG TAGATATCCAAGACAATGAAGCTTGTGAGCGTACATATTACCCACCCTATGTCCCTGACCACCATGTTGCTGTACACCAGCAGCCGTGTCAGCCGCAGGCATACGTGGAGTCAAGGCCCAACTATGAAG ATGCTGAGTATCTTGAGTCGATCGGTATTGAAGGATATATACGGGAGAACAATATATCATTTGATGAAAATGACACGTTCCGATCTCTACCTTCGTTTGCATCAATAGCAAGGAGAACACAACAAACCCAGGCACCAACCGAACAACCAGTTTCCAGTGTTGAGATGGTTGATGACAGTTCCAACTCGCCTCCCGCATCGCCTGCGAGCTCCAGCtcggatgactcatcaactATGGAGAGTCCTCCCACTAGAA GAGGACGCTCGAAAGGAAAACTTTGGGAGTTTGTCTTAAATCTTCTCCTTGATAAAGAGACCAACCCTGATATTATCAAGTGGGAAGACCGCAAAAATGGTGTATTCCGCATAGTTCGCTCGGAAGAAGTGGCTAAGTTATGGGGAAAGCGAAAGTCCAACCCTACCATGACCTATGAGAAGATGTCCAGAGCTATGAG GTACTACTACCGCAAATCCATCCTTGAACGAATTGATGGCCGCCGCTTGGTTTACAAGTTCGGAGCTACTTCGCGAGGATGGCAGTTGTAG
- the LOC137395835 gene encoding conserved oligomeric Golgi complex subunit 7-like — protein sequence MDYSKFLDDSFEPKDWINAAFRANKGTGAANDQYATTLVMKLQLLVQEVNSVIEETSREVVSNLPRVLRDVETIKQEAALLQDQMKHIKQDVQKVEQDTSKSMQALLQLDTIKSRMEQTAEALQQADQWTVLSSEIEDVIQSGDADLLTAKLIAMQQSLRLLASVPDYDDRCQHLEALKNRLESLVSPNIITGLTSGSQESTRHYVEMFTSIHRFEQMQRYYEHFHKSLLSKSWAEHTQVPDKTLPQSLALFYDTVMSTFHSQMSWCAGVFDEPISIVCQMLAVSLESLEKEISSSIVQHVDNQDNCLQFVMQLKQVTDRFAQTLEMALLDRLQSQENYSACVMPLARVVYEPYLPFFRDYSKLESQSILSELDKVEMEDRRYIDTSISKLSASVSQVFKVSRGVIDRCSLLTGGVGYLAIADIYNSFFSNYATEVKRILVNLGEKFRSQPEGQADLDSWTMFSYALQTIQISGEIIAEIEELDETVVGDILLTTDKLSVQAATPLSDIRVIYQLSSEQILLLEQLRETASEKQSVLPVSLKVLRSLSEHAHKLAFESVFSQIDKHLHGLSESEVWMSESAGGALTTDLPTFSLSPQEYITQIGQYIMTLPQYLDPFTTETNAGDNSEALSITLAVKYGRLPYSKLEKDVEHLDSIWLESVSRATMHTYCDEILRISEITPHATKQLIVDIDYFKNVLDDIGLDPIDQLVSISELLKASPQLYANASQNIPKPLSTTIRTMRRIEN from the exons ATG GATTACTCAAAGTTTCTGGATGATTCATTTGAGCCAAAAGATTGGATAAATGCTGCTTTTCGTGCTAACAAAGGTACAGGGGCAGCTAATGAT CAATATGCCACTACACTGGTGATGAAACTGCAGCTGCTCGTACAG GAAGTGAACAGCGTGATAGAAGAGACGAGCAGAGAAGTGGTTTCTAATTTGCCTCGAGTCCTGCGGGATGTGGAAACTATAAAGCAAGAAGCAGCCCTCTTACAGGACCAGATGAAACACATCAAACAAGATGTTCAGAAG GTAGAACAAGATACTTCGAAATCAATGCAAGCCCTGCTACAATTGGACACCATCAAATCTCGCATGGAGCAGACTGCCGAGGCGTTGCAG CAAGCTGACCAATGGACAGTCCTATCGTCAGAGATCGAAGATGTCATCCAATCAGGAGACGCCGATCTTCTTACCGCTAAGCTCATAGCCATGCAGCAAAGCCTG CGGCTACTAGCCAGCGTACCTGACTACGATGACAGATGTCAGCATTTAGAGGCACTCAAGAATCGTCTAGAATCTCTTGTTAGTCCAAACATAATCACCGGTCTGACTAGCGGCTCACAAG AGTCAACTCGGCATTATGTTGAGATGTTCACATCGATACACCGATTTGAGCAGATGCAACGCTACTATGAGCACTTTCACAAGTCTTTGCTGAGTAAAAGCTGGGCCGAACACACTCAAGTGCCAGATAAGACGCTGCCCCAGTCTCTCGCACTCTTCTATGATACCGTCATGTCTACATTCCACTCTCAG ATGTCATGGTGTGCTGGTGTATTTGATGAGCCTATATCGATTGTCTGCCAAATGTTGGCCGTATCTCTGGAGTCATTAGAGAAGGAGATAAGCTCTAGTATAGTCCAGCATGTGGATAATCAGGATAATTGCCTACAGTTTGTTATGCAACTCAAGCAG GTAACAGACAGATTCGCTCAGACACTAGAGATGGCCCTGTTGGATAGACTGCAGTCACAAGAGAACTATTCTGCTTGTGTGATGCCTTTAGCCAGGGTTGTGTATGAGCCATACCTTCCCTTCTTCAGAGACTACAGCAAGCTCGAGTCACAGAGCATCCTTTCTGAACTCGACAAGGTTGAGATG GAGGACAGACGGTACATAGATACAAGCATCAGCAAACTCTCAGCGTCTGTGTCTCAAGTATTTAAAGTTAGCAGAGGTGTGATCGACAGATGCTCCCTTCTTACTGGCGGCGTGGGATATTTAGCTATAGCTGATATCTACAACAGTTTCTTCTCTAACTACGCTACAGAG GTAAAGAGGATCCTTGTTAACCTTGGTGAGAAGTTCAGAAGCCAACCCGAGGGCCAGGCAGACCTGGACAGCTGGACTATGTTCTCTTATGCTCTACAGACTATTCAAATTTCAG GAGAAATAATTGCTGAAATTGAAGAGTTGGATGAGACTGTAGTAGGCGACATTCTGCTCACTACAGATAAACTTTCAGT GCAGGCAGCGACCCCGCTGTCAGACATCCGAGTCATCTACCAACTTTCTTCCGAGCAGATTCTGCTGCTTGAGCAACTGAGAGAAACCGCCTCAGAAAAGCAAAGCGTTCTGCCAGTGTCTCTCAAAGTCTTACGTTCACTTTCTGAGCATGCTCATAAGCTCGCTTTTGAGTCTGTCTTCTCACAAATTGACAAGCACCTGCATGGCTTGTCAGAATCAGAG GTTTGGATGTCTGAGAGTGCTGGTGGAGCTCTTACAACAGACCTGCCAACATTTAGTCTTTCTCCTCAGGAATACATCACTCAG ATTGGACAATACATCATGACACTTCCTCAGTACCTTGATCCATTCACTACGGAAACGAATGCTGGGGACAACTCCGAAGCTCTTTCCATTACGCTGGCTGTCAAATATGGTCGCCTTCCATATTCTAAACTTG AGAAAGATGTGGAGCACTTGGACAGCATTTGGCTGGAGTCGGTTTCCAGGGCTACCATGCACACATACTGTGATGAAATACTGCGAATTTCAGAAATAACACCTCATGCAACCAAACAGCTCATTGTGGATATTG ATTACTTTAAGAATGTGCTCGATGATATCGGTTTGGACCCTATTGACCAGCTAGTGTCAATATCAGAACTACTCAAAGCCTCTCCACAACTATATGCAAATGCCAGCCAGAATATTCCCAAACCATTATCAACAACTATTCGTACCATGCGGCGAATTGAGAACTGA